In the Hydrogenobacter sp. genome, one interval contains:
- a CDS encoding N-acetyltransferase, whose amino-acid sequence MMVRKAVLKDAQDIYTLINEYAKEGILLPRSLNSIYENIRDFWVCEREGEILGCCALHIVWEDLAEIKSLAVRKDVRNSGIGSLLVEKSLQEAEDLGIKKVFVLTYATGFFGKFNFYEVKKESLPHKVWGECINCVKFPHCDEVAMIFEFSTSNIIKQAQTKGIRS is encoded by the coding sequence ATGATGGTGAGAAAGGCAGTCTTAAAGGACGCTCAGGATATTTACACCTTGATAAACGAGTACGCAAAGGAAGGCATCCTTCTGCCCAGAAGCCTAAACTCTATATATGAGAATATTAGAGATTTTTGGGTATGTGAGCGCGAAGGTGAGATTCTCGGGTGCTGTGCCCTTCACATAGTTTGGGAAGATCTCGCAGAGATAAAAAGTTTAGCTGTAAGGAAAGACGTAAGAAACAGCGGTATAGGATCTCTATTGGTGGAAAAGAGCCTTCAAGAGGCTGAAGATCTTGGCATAAAAAAGGTTTTCGTTTTAACTTACGCAACAGGCTTTTTCGGCAAGTTTAACTTTTACGAGGTAAAAAAGGAGAGTCTCCCTCACAAAGTTTGGGGTGAGTGTATAAACTGTGTAAAATTTCCGCACTGCGATGAAGTTGCAATGATATTTGAGTTTAGCACCTCCAATATAATCAAACAAGCACAGACAAAAGGTATTAGAAGCTAA
- a CDS encoding UDP-glucose/GDP-mannose dehydrogenase family protein: MRLTIVGGGYVGLTTGICFSHLGHEVKLVEKVQEKVNILKEGILPIYEPGLEELLKESLKLQRISFTTDFVEGLEFSDIIFICVGTPQQEDGSADLSQVEEVARLTAQHMKSYKILVEKSTVPVNTHKLVKKTLQRYMKSKVEFDVASNPEFLREGNAVKDFLEPDRIVIGVESERAKEIMQELYKPINAPIIFTDPATAELIKHASNSFLAMKISFINMVSDLCEKTGADVKLVADGMGYDKRIGRAFLNAGIGWGGSCFPKDVKAFIKMAQDYGVDFSLLKEVEKINAKRIERFIEKVKGVLWSVRNKRLAVWGLSFKPNTDDIREAPSIKIVSALLNDGAKLQVYDPKAMNNFKRLFPEGGNLVYARDMYEAVEGCEALLILTEWEEFKNADLDKVKRLLKLPIVVDGRNIYEPSKMKEVGFEYYCMGR; encoded by the coding sequence ATGAGGTTAACAATTGTGGGTGGTGGATATGTAGGCTTAACCACCGGTATATGCTTCTCTCACTTAGGACACGAAGTAAAACTTGTAGAGAAAGTGCAAGAAAAAGTAAACATATTAAAGGAGGGTATACTGCCCATATACGAACCGGGACTTGAGGAGCTTCTCAAAGAGAGCCTGAAGCTCCAAAGGATAAGTTTTACAACTGACTTTGTTGAAGGGCTTGAGTTTTCCGATATCATATTCATATGTGTCGGTACGCCCCAGCAAGAAGATGGTTCCGCAGACCTCTCACAAGTTGAAGAAGTCGCAAGACTCACCGCACAACACATGAAGTCCTACAAGATCTTGGTGGAAAAATCTACGGTTCCCGTCAATACGCATAAGCTGGTGAAGAAAACCCTTCAGAGATATATGAAAAGTAAAGTGGAATTTGATGTGGCCTCTAATCCGGAATTTCTGAGAGAAGGAAATGCGGTAAAAGATTTCTTAGAACCTGATAGGATAGTTATAGGGGTTGAAAGCGAAAGAGCGAAGGAGATCATGCAGGAACTGTACAAGCCCATAAATGCACCTATCATATTCACAGATCCTGCGACTGCGGAACTTATAAAACACGCATCAAATTCTTTTCTTGCTATGAAGATATCTTTTATAAACATGGTATCTGATTTGTGCGAAAAAACAGGAGCAGATGTAAAGCTCGTAGCTGATGGTATGGGTTATGACAAAAGGATAGGTAGGGCTTTCTTGAATGCGGGTATAGGCTGGGGGGGGAGCTGTTTTCCGAAAGATGTGAAAGCTTTTATAAAGATGGCTCAGGATTATGGAGTTGATTTTTCCCTTCTTAAGGAGGTTGAGAAAATAAATGCTAAGAGGATAGAAAGGTTTATTGAGAAAGTCAAAGGTGTGCTTTGGAGTGTGCGAAACAAAAGACTCGCCGTATGGGGACTATCTTTTAAACCTAATACAGATGATATCAGGGAGGCACCATCTATAAAGATAGTATCGGCACTTCTAAATGATGGAGCGAAACTTCAAGTGTATGATCCGAAGGCTATGAATAACTTCAAGAGGTTATTTCCAGAAGGTGGAAATCTCGTTTACGCAAGGGACATGTACGAAGCGGTAGAAGGTTGCGAAGCTCTCCTTATACTCACCGAATGGGAAGAGTTTAAAAACGCTGATCTTGACAAAGTTAAACGGCTTTTGAAACTCCCTATCGTCGTAGATGGCAGAAACATTTATGAGCCTTCAAAGATGAAAGAGGTAGGCTTTGAGTATTACTGTATGGGAAGGTGA
- a CDS encoding bifunctional 3'-5' exonuclease/DNA polymerase produces the protein MKYSYVTSREGLKSVEKRLGGESYIFLDTETVGDKIRLVQLGDREEVFIIDLFETVNYGVEFLKDLLGDKGVVGHNLKYDLKFLYRYGIEPYAVFDTMIASQLLGEIDRHSLQKVAMHYLGEVMDKSLQLSNWGRTTLSREQLEYAALDVKMVKDLFYVLLDRLNATSHQEETLIKTRTSKVFGLKNPVAIIEMAFVQEVAKLELSGICVDVQKLEDLIREYKRKVQKSVMDFMMHNRVDPMSPKQLGEFLTNKLGLVLPKTEKGNISTDDKVLSQFTYHPTVQKILEIRAVKKLLDKLEEIKSFVKDDSVYPEFRQIGAITGRMSSLNPNVQNIPKELRGIFKAREGKVLIISDFSQIELRLASEYVGDERMIRAFREGRDLHRYTASVLLGKREEDVSKEERQLSKAVNFGLIYGISARGLSEYARSYGIDISVDDAQRIRDKFFEYFKSFKDWHERVKRELKEFGESRGYTLLGRRYVAHTFPDAVNYPIQGSGADLLKLSVLMFDAEIRKEGLKARVVNLVHDEIVVECEKDKAEEVRDLLERAMKHAGKIILKRVPVEVESVTNDRWLKE, from the coding sequence ATGAAGTATAGCTATGTAACTTCAAGAGAGGGATTGAAAAGCGTTGAGAAACGCTTAGGTGGTGAAAGTTACATATTTTTAGATACAGAGACGGTAGGAGATAAGATCAGACTTGTACAGTTGGGTGACAGAGAAGAAGTGTTTATCATTGACCTTTTTGAGACGGTAAACTATGGGGTGGAATTTTTAAAGGACTTGCTTGGTGATAAAGGTGTGGTTGGGCATAATCTCAAGTACGACCTCAAGTTTCTTTACAGATACGGTATTGAACCTTACGCCGTTTTTGATACCATGATAGCGAGTCAACTCTTAGGAGAGATTGATAGACATTCCTTACAGAAGGTAGCTATGCACTATTTGGGAGAAGTTATGGACAAAAGCCTTCAGCTGTCCAACTGGGGAAGGACAACACTCTCAAGAGAGCAATTAGAGTATGCAGCTCTTGATGTTAAGATGGTAAAAGACCTCTTTTATGTACTGCTTGATAGATTAAATGCAACTTCCCATCAGGAAGAAACGTTAATTAAAACAAGAACATCCAAAGTATTCGGGCTTAAGAATCCAGTCGCCATAATAGAGATGGCTTTCGTACAGGAAGTTGCCAAATTGGAACTCAGCGGTATATGTGTAGACGTACAGAAATTAGAGGATCTTATAAGAGAGTATAAGAGGAAAGTCCAAAAGAGCGTTATGGACTTTATGATGCACAATAGGGTAGATCCTATGTCTCCAAAACAGCTCGGAGAGTTCCTTACTAACAAGCTGGGGCTTGTCCTTCCCAAAACTGAAAAAGGTAACATATCCACAGATGACAAGGTACTATCCCAGTTTACATATCATCCCACAGTTCAAAAAATCCTTGAAATCAGAGCTGTAAAGAAGTTACTTGATAAACTTGAAGAGATAAAGAGCTTTGTAAAAGATGATAGCGTGTATCCCGAGTTCAGACAGATAGGAGCTATAACAGGCAGGATGTCAAGCTTAAATCCTAACGTTCAAAACATACCAAAGGAACTGAGAGGTATATTCAAAGCGAGGGAAGGAAAAGTTCTCATAATATCGGATTTTTCACAGATAGAACTGAGACTTGCGAGCGAGTATGTAGGTGACGAAAGGATGATAAGGGCTTTCAGGGAAGGAAGGGATCTTCACAGATACACTGCAAGCGTGCTTTTGGGCAAAAGGGAGGAGGATGTTAGCAAAGAAGAAAGACAACTTTCCAAGGCGGTTAATTTCGGCCTCATATACGGCATATCAGCGAGGGGGCTTTCTGAGTATGCAAGGAGTTACGGTATAGACATATCAGTTGACGATGCGCAGAGGATAAGGGATAAGTTTTTTGAATACTTCAAAAGCTTTAAAGACTGGCATGAAAGAGTAAAAAGGGAACTAAAAGAGTTTGGAGAGTCAAGAGGATATACACTCTTGGGAAGGAGATACGTAGCTCACACTTTTCCAGATGCGGTGAACTATCCCATACAAGGTTCTGGAGCTGACCTTTTGAAACTTTCGGTGCTTATGTTTGATGCAGAGATAAGGAAAGAGGGGTTAAAAGCGCGAGTTGTAAATCTCGTACATGATGAGATAGTTGTTGAGTGCGAAAAAGATAAAGCTGAAGAAGTGAGGGATCTTTTAGAAAGGGCTATGAAGCATGCAGGAAAGATAATACTCAAACGAGTACCTGTTGAAGTGGAAAGCGTTACAAACGACAGATGGCTCAAAGAGTGA
- the rpsF gene encoding 30S ribosomal protein S6, translating to MAKRYYETTRYYESVFILKPTLTEEEVQRRLQEIRDTVQKKGGEILREEDWGLKKLAYPIGNFNHGRYFIFRITSSNPQLPNELDFYYKINDDVIRWLNFQVKEKEVKNA from the coding sequence ATGGCTAAGAGATATTACGAGACCACAAGGTATTATGAGAGCGTCTTCATACTCAAACCCACACTTACGGAAGAGGAGGTTCAAAGAAGGCTCCAAGAGATCAGAGATACGGTTCAGAAAAAGGGCGGAGAGATACTTCGTGAGGAAGACTGGGGTTTAAAGAAACTTGCCTATCCTATAGGTAATTTTAATCACGGCAGGTACTTTATCTTTCGCATCACCTCTTCAAACCCTCAGCTTCCTAATGAGCTTGACTTCTATTACAAGATAAATGACGATGTTATAAGGTGGCTTAACTTTCAGGTAAAG
- a CDS encoding aminotransferase class IV: MVNRSFFYGEGLFETILYMGRTKKLMRHYERLSKSARYFSIPCPDFETFFRKIEAKVKGRKNAYVKVCLASYGGPRHYELPSKGELKIFVYKYKPVYDPAHICISRIVRHSSDPIIRHKTLNYLLNLIVKRDAIQRGYYDGLILNEGGYITECSSANIILVKKDTFYTPHRESGLLFGTTLQTIMDKVKVEEVPLRLDDVFGADHIFLTNSLIGILPVRKLEDRDFLINWDLALYLKKLIEEENVE; the protein is encoded by the coding sequence ATGGTCAACAGGAGCTTTTTCTACGGTGAGGGTCTTTTTGAGACTATACTGTACATGGGAAGGACCAAAAAGCTCATGCGTCATTACGAGAGACTCTCAAAGAGCGCAAGATACTTTAGCATACCTTGCCCTGATTTTGAAACCTTCTTCCGAAAGATAGAGGCAAAAGTTAAAGGCAGAAAGAACGCGTATGTGAAGGTATGTCTCGCATCTTATGGTGGACCAAGACACTACGAGCTTCCATCAAAGGGGGAACTGAAGATTTTCGTATACAAATACAAACCTGTATATGATCCCGCACATATTTGTATATCGCGCATAGTAAGACACTCTTCGGATCCAATTATCAGGCACAAAACCCTCAACTATCTCTTGAACCTGATAGTAAAGAGGGATGCCATACAAAGGGGTTATTACGATGGTTTAATACTGAATGAGGGCGGTTACATAACCGAATGCTCTTCGGCTAATATCATACTCGTAAAAAAGGATACATTCTATACACCTCACAGGGAATCCGGTCTCCTTTTTGGTACTACACTTCAAACCATTATGGATAAAGTCAAAGTGGAGGAAGTACCCTTAAGACTTGATGACGTATTCGGGGCTGATCATATCTTTTTAACCAACAGCTTGATAGGTATTTTACCCGTTAGAAAGCTGGAAGATAGGGATTTCCTTATAAATTGGGACCTTGCCTTATATCTCAAAAAGCTAATTGAGGAAGAAAACGTGGAATGA
- the rnr gene encoding ribonuclease R encodes MAQDHITENEVLDLLKKSQKPLHFEQILKELGLGREDRKLLKKLLKSLKKANKITVERGRYKLTEEEIVTGTVIPYPAGFGFLQIGEGKKDIYIPPFEMVKVFGGDVVKARIVEFKGKKEIRIIKVLKRGKKEIICKIIKGKTCYGVPLYESPHQKIQLSKEECENLKRDTIVVVRIKEYPKDGTPAKGYVKEVIGHPEEKVLIIDLLVRKYDLPISYPDEVLKEAQKIKLNIKKELKRRDLRDQVCFTIDPERARDFDDAVAIEHTPEGHYRLWVHIADVSYFVKEGSHIDKEALRRGFTFYLPDRALHMLPERLSSDVCSLKPNEDRLTFTCEMLFDNKGNLLSYDIYESVIRSKARLTYDEALKLIVGDPALEEKYPHLVKPLRLMEDLYRILAKKRWEKGSIDFDLPESEVVVDEFGEPVAVVPYERHVTHRIIEHFMISANEVVAMHLDHMGYPCLYRVHEKPDPEKVKNLLEILSGLGYRIKGFSLEPKFFQKIIEDFEGRPEENLVRFLTLRSMKRAYYSPHNVGHFGLALEHYAHFTSPIRRYTDIIVHRLLKKAIRGEDVPYEETVSYLEMVGQHLSMRERLADDVEREAIDLLKVRLIKAHLGETLRGIITGVVPFGFFVELQEYLTEGLVSISTLTDDQYIYDEPAHRLVGVRTGKVFRLGDVVRVRIVMVDEERGKIELELVEEER; translated from the coding sequence ATGGCACAAGATCACATAACAGAGAATGAGGTTCTTGATCTGCTAAAAAAATCCCAAAAACCCTTGCACTTTGAACAGATACTCAAAGAGCTTGGGCTTGGAAGAGAAGACAGGAAACTGCTTAAAAAACTCCTAAAGTCACTAAAAAAAGCCAACAAAATAACTGTAGAAAGGGGAAGATATAAACTCACTGAAGAGGAAATAGTCACCGGTACAGTGATCCCTTATCCGGCTGGATTTGGATTCCTTCAGATAGGTGAGGGTAAAAAGGATATATATATACCACCTTTTGAGATGGTCAAAGTTTTTGGGGGTGATGTGGTAAAGGCGAGGATAGTTGAGTTTAAGGGGAAAAAAGAGATCAGGATAATCAAGGTATTAAAAAGGGGCAAAAAGGAAATAATTTGCAAGATAATAAAGGGTAAGACCTGCTATGGTGTACCTCTTTACGAAAGCCCTCATCAGAAAATACAGCTGAGTAAAGAAGAGTGTGAAAACCTAAAAAGAGATACCATAGTTGTGGTTCGCATAAAAGAGTATCCCAAAGATGGTACTCCTGCAAAAGGATACGTAAAAGAGGTGATAGGACATCCCGAAGAGAAGGTTCTGATAATAGACTTACTCGTTAGGAAGTACGACCTTCCCATATCTTATCCTGACGAAGTGCTAAAAGAGGCTCAGAAGATCAAGCTGAATATAAAGAAAGAACTAAAGAGGAGGGATCTGAGGGATCAGGTGTGTTTTACCATAGATCCAGAAAGGGCAAGGGATTTTGACGATGCGGTAGCTATAGAGCATACCCCTGAAGGGCATTATAGACTGTGGGTGCATATAGCTGACGTATCTTACTTCGTAAAAGAAGGTTCTCATATAGATAAAGAGGCTTTAAGAAGGGGTTTTACCTTTTACCTTCCGGATAGAGCTCTGCACATGCTTCCGGAAAGACTATCCTCCGATGTATGTAGTTTAAAACCCAATGAGGACAGACTTACATTCACCTGCGAAATGCTCTTTGACAATAAGGGAAATCTGCTAAGCTACGATATATACGAGAGTGTGATAAGAAGCAAAGCACGCCTCACTTATGACGAAGCTCTCAAGCTCATAGTAGGTGATCCCGCTCTTGAAGAAAAGTATCCACACCTTGTGAAACCCTTAAGGCTTATGGAGGATCTGTACAGAATATTAGCTAAAAAGCGCTGGGAGAAGGGGAGCATTGATTTTGACCTTCCTGAGTCTGAGGTTGTAGTGGATGAATTTGGAGAACCTGTAGCGGTAGTTCCTTATGAGAGACACGTAACCCACAGGATCATAGAGCATTTTATGATATCGGCAAATGAGGTTGTGGCTATGCATCTGGATCATATGGGATATCCGTGCCTTTACAGGGTGCATGAAAAGCCCGATCCGGAAAAGGTAAAAAATCTACTTGAGATACTTTCCGGTCTCGGATACAGGATAAAGGGATTTTCTCTTGAACCCAAATTCTTTCAAAAGATAATAGAGGATTTTGAAGGTAGACCTGAAGAAAACTTGGTGAGGTTTTTAACCTTGAGAAGCATGAAAAGAGCTTATTACTCACCACACAATGTAGGACACTTCGGACTCGCATTGGAACACTACGCTCACTTTACCTCACCTATAAGACGCTATACGGATATAATAGTTCACAGGTTACTCAAAAAAGCCATAAGGGGGGAGGATGTGCCTTATGAGGAAACTGTTTCCTACCTTGAGATGGTTGGACAGCATCTTTCTATGCGGGAAAGACTCGCAGACGATGTGGAGAGGGAAGCTATAGACTTACTTAAAGTGAGGCTTATAAAAGCACATCTGGGCGAGACCCTTAGAGGGATAATAACGGGTGTGGTTCCTTTCGGTTTTTTCGTAGAACTGCAGGAGTATCTTACGGAGGGACTTGTAAGTATAAGCACGCTTACCGATGATCAATACATTTACGATGAGCCAGCTCATAGGCTCGTTGGGGTTAGAACAGGAAAGGTTTTCAGATTGGGTGATGTGGTCAGAGTGAGGATTGTGATGGTTGATGAAGAGAGGGGTAAGATAGAGCTTGAACTTGTGGAGGAAGAGAGATGA